From the genome of Bacilli bacterium:
GAAGCCCAGGGAGGGAACGGATGATGGGAGCCAAGTCGTTAAAATGGTCGTTATACCATGTGTTTGTCGCCGGGTTTGCCGTGCTCATGCTGTACCCTGTCATTTGGCTGGTCTTGAGTTCCTTTAAACCGAGCAACCTGATTTTTGTGACGGCGAATTCGCTCATCCCTGATCCGTGGATTTGGGATAATTTCGTGCAGGGATGGCAGGGAATCGGTCACCAAACATTCGCCGTTTTCATCAAGAACTCGCTCATCATCGTGGTGTTTTCCACATTTGGCACTGTCTTGTCTTCGTCGTTGGTCGCGTTCGGCTTCGCCAGACTGCAATTTGTCGGGAAATCGTTCTGGTTTACGCTAATGATGCTGACCTTGATGCTGCCGTATGAAGTGGTCATGATTCCGCAGTACGTGCTGTTTTCCAAGCTGCATTGGTTAAACTCGTTCAAACCGCTTATCGTACCGAGTTATTTTGGCGGCGCCTTCTTTATTTTTCTGATGGTTCAGTTTATCCGCACGCTGCCGCTCGAGTTGGACGAAGCGGCGACCATTGACGGGTGCGGCAAATTCAAATTGTATTACCGCATCATTTTGCCCTTGATCACGCCGGCTTTGGCGACCTCCGCGATCTTTTCCATTTATTGGGGATGGGAAAATCTGCTGGGTCCGGTGCTGTATTTGAACAGCCCGAGCAAGTACCCGGTGTCGATGGCGCTCAAAATGTTTCTGGATAACGAAACGGCGTCCAATTGGGGAGCCATGTTTGCCATGTCCGTCGTGACGCTCGTTCCTGTCATTGCCATCTTCTTCGGTTTCCAAAGGTACATTGTCGAAGGTATCAGCACAAGCGGGCTGAAGGGTTAATGCCGCTAAGAAAGGAGAAAATGCCATATGCCGCCGCTGCAATTTGATGAAGAAGAAATTCGCCGGATGATCGATTTGCTCGTTGAGCGCACTTTTCGCATGGATTTCAACTGGGATTGGCCCGCCGGGGTGGCGTTTTACGGTGTGGCGGAAGCGTTCGAAACGACGGGCACGGCGAAATATATGGAAATGCTTAAGGAGTGGGTTGACGAAAAACTGGAGGACGGCTTGCCGAAGCTGTCGGTCAACGGCGTGTCCGTCGGGCATGCGCTGCTTTCGCTCGCCAAGGCGACCCAGGACGAGCGGTATCTGGAGATCGCCGCGCAAATGGCGGAATTTTTGCTGCATGATGCGGAACGGTTCGCCGACGGCATTTTTCAGCATACGGTCAATTCGCTTACCACCACGTTTCCCGAACAGGCCTGGGTGGATACCATGATGATGGCCGGATATTTTTTGTTGCGGATGGGGCAACACTTGCATCGCGACGATCTTTTTGCGGACGGGCTCAGGCAGTATCACGGGCATGAACAATTTTTGCAGGATCCCGTGACGAACTTGTATTATCACGGATGGGACAATCGCGCGCAAAATCATATGTCCGGGGTGTTTTGGGCGCGCGGCAACGCCTGGGCGGCGCTTACGATGGCGAAGGCGCTGGCCATTGTACCGGTGCAGAACCCGTCCTATATGGTGATCGACGGTTCACTGCGCGATCAGCTAAGTGCATTGGTTCGCCTGCAGGCGGACGATGGGCTGTGGCATACCGTGCTAACGGACAACACTTCATATACGGAAACCTCGGGCTCGGCGGGCATCGCCGCCGCGTTGCTGTCCCGCGGTAATTTGTACAACAAATATGTGCAGAAGGCGCTATCCGGCATCCTCTCCCGCATCGCGCCCGACGGCACGGTGACGGGAGTGTCGGCCGGAACGGCGGTCATGAACGATGCGCAAGGATACAAGGATGTCCCGCACAAGCGCATACAAGGTTGGGGTCAAGGATTGGCGCTTGTGTTTCTGTCCGATCTTTTGCGTGCGAAAAATCGCTTCTTTGACTAAGCGTGCATGCGAAAAATCGCGCTTCGATTATGTGCCGCAGCGCGGTGCGCAAGGGCGCGTTCCTGGCCCGGCCATAGCGATACTCACATCTGTTAGCCCCCATGCCGCTGAAGCGGCATAAAAGCGCTGCAGAGTGTTAGCGCGCAGCTGTATCGTTAATCGCATCGTTAGCCGCATCGTTAGCCTCCCATGCCGCCGATGCAGCACCCTCAGTTGATGAAAAGAGGGAATCGGCTGCTCTAACGGGCGTATTTGCCGCTATTTTGGGCAAACGCGTCCTTTTGTTTTTTTAACGGCCGCAGTCGCCGCTATTTACCGAAACCTGGCTATAAAATCATGGGAAATGGACAAACAGGCGCTGTGGCGTCCGCTAGCATTTTATAATGGAAAAAAACTGCGGAATAGCGCAAATGGCGCCCGTTACAGTTGGCGGGTCAGGTGGAATCATCCGTCGGGAATTTCAACCTTGTGATAAGGGTTCAATTTTGCTGCGGAAATACTTTGGACAGATCGATCGAGATGCAACTGAACAAGGGAGAGGTCAGAAGGTCTGCGGCGCCATATGTTTCATAAAGCACGAATTTGCCGTTCGCAAGCATGAACTGATCGACCGTGCGGTGCGTTGGATCGGCAATCCAGAATTCCTTGACGCCGAACCGTTCGTATTGTCGTTTTTTACGGATTTTATCATTCTGGCCGGTGCTGGGGGATAAAATTTCCAGAACGAGATCAGGTGCGCCTTCAATACGCTTTTCTTTAATGATTTCGCCGTTTTCATGAAGGATGTAAACCAAGTCAGGCTGGAATTGATTGTCTTCATCCAGATAAACATCGATCGGGGAATACAGGATGGTTCCGGCAGAGTGGCAGGTTTGGTAGAGTGAAATGTAAAAAGCGCCGGAAACTTTCTGATGAGTGACCGTAGGCGCGGGCTGCAGTTCATAGCGAACACCTTCGATGATTTCGTAGCGTTCATATTCCATGCCAAGAAATTCGGGTTCGGGCTCGGAACAGGACGCCGTTTGTTCTTTCATCTCATCTGGCTTGTCTTTGCGGGTCAAGGTTCATCACCTCCACAAATACTATTTTCAGCGTAGCACAAACGTTCGTATAAAGCAATTCGAGTGAATTTTTCTGGTTACAAAAGCTTCGCTTTAATTTAGTTTCCATGCACTTGCCCAGCGCTAACGGACGCAGCAGAGGCTATTTGCTGAAAAAAGGCCGGGCAAAAATTTTAACGGACGCCACAGCGGCTATTCGCCCTATTTTTGCCTGAATACCGCACAAAGTGCCAGAATAAGCGCGCCTGCGTCCGTTAAACTCAAAAACCGGGCGTAAAACCCAAAATAGCCTCTGTTACGTCCGTTTAGATCTGAAAGCCCACTACCATAACTGATAGTTCTGAAAGCACCCTACCATGACCGTTTAAGGCCGCATGTCAGCAAGCTTTTCCGGACGGCTTTTTTCGCACCGTGGAAAAGGTTATACTGAAAGTGTACAGCAGTTGAAAGAAGGTTGGAGGGTACCGGCGGCGATGAACACATGGCGTTTTATTGCATCAGGGGCTTGTTCCCCGGCAGAAAATATGGCGATCGACGAAGCGATCCTGATTGCCCACAGTGAAGGTAAAGTGCCGCCGACCGTGCGGTTTTATTTGTGGAATCCGCCGACACTGTCAATCGGTTACTTCCAAAAGGCGGAGCATGAGGTGGAAATGTCCCGTCTCGCCGCAAAGGGCATCGGCTTTGTGCGGCGGCCGACAGGCGGCAGGGCGGTGCTGCACGATCAGGAGTTGACATACAGCATGATCGTGTCGGAAAGCTACCCCGGTATGCCGGGCAGCGTGACGGAGGCGTACCGGGTGCTGAGCATGGGACTTTTGTACGGTTTTCGCCATTTGGGACTAAAGGCGGAGATGGTCAATTTGTCGTCGGATGAGGAAAAAATGAAGTATGCGTCAGGCGGGTCGGCCGCCTGCTTCGATTCGCCTTCCTGGTATGAATTGGTCGTGGAAGGCCGGAAAGTGGCGGGAAGCGCGCAGGTGCGCCAGCGCGGCGTGATTTTGCAGCACGGTTCGATTTTGCTCGAGTTGGACAGCGATTTGTTGTTTTCCTTGCTGAAATTTCCGAACGAACGGCTGCGGGAGAGGTTGAAACAGCAGTTTGTGAAAAAAGCGGTGGCGATCAACGATTGTTTGCGGGCGGACGGCCGCGCTCCCGTCGGGTTGGCGGAGACGCAGCAGGCGTTTCGCAAGGGAATTGCCGAAGGCCTCGGCGTAACGCTTATGGACGAAGAACTTACGCGCTATGAGCGGCAGTTGGCTGAGCAGTTGGCGGCCGAAAAATACAATAGCCCCGATTGGAATTTTCGCAGGTGATGCATAGTCCGAAAGTCAGTGCTGGCAACAGAATTTCGTCGTTTCATGTCGAATTAATTTTCAAATTTCATTTTAAAAAACAGCGGAAAAACGAGAAAACAAAAGATAATTGCGCGGCATTTCGGCCAGAACATCGAAAATGGGTAAATATTCACTAGATACACAACATCTAGTATTGTATAATGGGTACCGAAACAATATATTGTGCGCCCAAAAATACTTAACGAAAGTCTGTATACATAGTTCCGAATGTTGCAGGTTGTGGGCGTTTTTTTTGTCGGAAAAAGCAGACGGCATGCGGATTTTGCGGAAAGTTAAAAATCTTCGCTTGGGAGGTAGTAGCATTTTGAAAACGGCGCAGACAAAGATGTTGACAGGACTTAGCGAGAAGATTTTTCTCGACCGTTATGCAATGAAGGATGCTGACACAAACCATACAAAAGTCGGGGATGTCGTTTTGGTGCTGACCAAAGACGATCCGAAGTTTCCCGCCAAAGAAGTCGGCGAAGTCATCCAACGCGATGGCCGAAACGTCAAGGTGAAGCTGCGCAGCGGAGAAGTGGTTGATTCAAGCATAGAAAAGCTGACGCTGACGCTGGAAAAAACGCCGGATCAGTTGTGGGACCGCTTGGCAAATGCGATGGCGTCTGTCGAGAAAACACAAGAAAAACGCAAAGAGTGGACGGAAAAATTTCGTTATATTTTGGACGACTGGAAGCTTGTGCCGGGCGGAAGAATCGCCGCCGGAGCGGATGCAAGCAAAGAGTTGACGTTGTTCAATTGCTACGTGATTCCAAGCCCGCATGACAGCAGAGGCGGAATCATGCGGACACTTTCCGAAATGACGGAGATCATGTCTCGCGGAGGCGGCGTCGGCATCAATCTGTCGTCTTTGCGGCCAAGACGCTCGTTGGTTCGCGGCGTGAACGGTTCATCAAGCGGTGCGGTTTCCTGGGGCGGCCTTTTCAGCTACACCACGGGCTTAATCGAGCAAGGCGGCAGCCGCCGCGGCGCACTGATGCTGATGATGAACGACTGGCATCCGGATGTGGTTGATTTTATTACGGTCAAGTCGTCAATGGGGCAAATCACAAACGCCAATTTGTCCGTATGCGTCAGCAACAGCTTCATGAAAGCCGTTAAAGATGACGCGGATTGGAATCTTGTCTTCCCGGACACAGGCGATCCCGAATATGACGAGCTTTGGGACGGCAATCTGGACAAATGGCGCAGCCGCGGCAAGAAGGTTCATGTGTACAAGACGGTAAAGGCGCGCGACGTTTGGCATACGATTATCGAGTCCGCCTGGAGGTCCGCGGAACCCGGCGTTGTGTTCATGGAATATTACAATCAAATGTCGAACAGCTGGTACTTCAACCCGATTATTTGCACGAATCCGTGTTTCCATCCCGATACCCGCATTTCGACGGAATTCGGGCTGATTCGTATCGCGGATCTGCATCGGAAAGTAGGGCAGGAGCGGTTTTTGACCGCCACGGATGATCGGTTGGTAACTCATCTCCAGGTTGTTAACGGCCGTTCTTACGCGGTGCCGGGGACGAGCATGCGCATGGCCGCCGTGTTTCCCACCGGAATCAAGCCGACGCTTACTATCAGGTTGAAAAACGGTATGGAGCTGAAAGTAACTCCGGAG
Proteins encoded in this window:
- a CDS encoding carbohydrate ABC transporter permease, translating into MGAKSLKWSLYHVFVAGFAVLMLYPVIWLVLSSFKPSNLIFVTANSLIPDPWIWDNFVQGWQGIGHQTFAVFIKNSLIIVVFSTFGTVLSSSLVAFGFARLQFVGKSFWFTLMMLTLMLPYEVVMIPQYVLFSKLHWLNSFKPLIVPSYFGGAFFIFLMVQFIRTLPLELDEAATIDGCGKFKLYYRIILPLITPALATSAIFSIYWGWENLLGPVLYLNSPSKYPVSMALKMFLDNETASNWGAMFAMSVVTLVPVIAIFFGFQRYIVEGISTSGLKG
- a CDS encoding glycoside hydrolase family 88 protein, which gives rise to MPPLQFDEEEIRRMIDLLVERTFRMDFNWDWPAGVAFYGVAEAFETTGTAKYMEMLKEWVDEKLEDGLPKLSVNGVSVGHALLSLAKATQDERYLEIAAQMAEFLLHDAERFADGIFQHTVNSLTTTFPEQAWVDTMMMAGYFLLRMGQHLHRDDLFADGLRQYHGHEQFLQDPVTNLYYHGWDNRAQNHMSGVFWARGNAWAALTMAKALAIVPVQNPSYMVIDGSLRDQLSALVRLQADDGLWHTVLTDNTSYTETSGSAGIAAALLSRGNLYNKYVQKALSGILSRIAPDGTVTGVSAGTAVMNDAQGYKDVPHKRIQGWGQGLALVFLSDLLRAKNRFFD
- a CDS encoding Uma2 family endonuclease, which gives rise to MTRKDKPDEMKEQTASCSEPEPEFLGMEYERYEIIEGVRYELQPAPTVTHQKVSGAFYISLYQTCHSAGTILYSPIDVYLDEDNQFQPDLVYILHENGEIIKEKRIEGAPDLVLEILSPSTGQNDKIRKKRQYERFGVKEFWIADPTHRTVDQFMLANGKFVLYETYGAADLLTSPLFSCISIDLSKVFPQQN
- a CDS encoding biotin/lipoate A/B protein ligase family protein; translation: MNTWRFIASGACSPAENMAIDEAILIAHSEGKVPPTVRFYLWNPPTLSIGYFQKAEHEVEMSRLAAKGIGFVRRPTGGRAVLHDQELTYSMIVSESYPGMPGSVTEAYRVLSMGLLYGFRHLGLKAEMVNLSSDEEKMKYASGGSAACFDSPSWYELVVEGRKVAGSAQVRQRGVILQHGSILLELDSDLLFSLLKFPNERLRERLKQQFVKKAVAINDCLRADGRAPVGLAETQQAFRKGIAEGLGVTLMDEELTRYERQLAEQLAAEKYNSPDWNFRR